Proteins encoded together in one Candidatus Xianfuyuplasma coldseepsis window:
- a CDS encoding DUF4886 domain-containing protein has translation MKKIMLSMLFVVLFLLTSCKDDTIFTIENTIGPGPLDDPFIATIYPDETTMMQLTVPRSMARDFVAREVVVEGDTVTPISSENSSITIDVTDDYELSLTPLKLGTKWIEFSGGDKTYYLEVQIMKRDIDFTKQLRILGIGNSFTEDAMEYLYHIADDYGVEEIILGYLYIGGAPLSTHVEMIETEARDYRYYDNTKGYWAYHSSYTIEQGITEQEWDLISIQQASYDSGRAETYNDDITTLIDFIFEHAQNKNVRIMWHMTWAYQATSNHSGFVNYDNDQMTMYNAIINAVQTKIVPDERFDLIIPSGTAIQNVRTSYIGDTLTRDGFHLSYDQGRYIAGLTWFKEITGFSINEITYKPEGITDTDQQAIVEGVNYAVETPFEITPSTFTEE, from the coding sequence ATGAAGAAAATCATGTTGAGTATGCTTTTTGTCGTATTATTTCTATTGACCAGTTGTAAAGATGATACCATCTTTACCATTGAAAATACAATTGGGCCAGGACCACTTGATGATCCCTTTATCGCAACGATATACCCAGATGAAACAACGATGATGCAATTGACAGTACCCCGTTCCATGGCTCGTGATTTTGTCGCTCGTGAGGTTGTTGTTGAGGGGGACACTGTTACGCCGATTAGTAGTGAAAACAGTAGTATTACGATTGATGTAACGGACGATTATGAGTTGTCACTTACACCATTGAAGTTGGGGACGAAATGGATTGAGTTTTCTGGTGGCGACAAAACGTATTACTTAGAGGTGCAAATTATGAAACGAGACATTGATTTTACCAAACAATTACGTATACTTGGGATTGGAAACAGCTTTACCGAAGATGCGATGGAATACTTGTATCACATTGCCGATGATTATGGTGTCGAAGAAATTATTTTAGGATACTTGTATATTGGCGGAGCCCCATTGTCCACTCATGTGGAAATGATTGAAACCGAAGCTCGAGATTATCGCTATTATGACAATACGAAAGGATACTGGGCGTATCATTCGTCGTATACAATTGAACAAGGAATTACCGAACAAGAATGGGATCTAATCTCGATTCAGCAAGCTAGTTATGACAGTGGTCGCGCTGAAACCTATAATGACGATATTACGACATTAATCGATTTTATTTTTGAACATGCCCAAAATAAAAACGTACGGATCATGTGGCACATGACCTGGGCTTACCAAGCAACATCCAATCATTCAGGATTCGTCAATTATGACAACGATCAGATGACGATGTACAATGCGATTATTAACGCCGTTCAAACAAAAATCGTTCCCGATGAACGGTTTGATTTGATTATTCCATCGGGAACCGCAATCCAAAATGTACGGACATCCTATATTGGCGATACCCTCACACGTGATGGGTTTCACTTATCCTATGATCAAGGACGTTACATTGCTGGTTTGACCTGGTTTAAGGAGATCACTGGTTTCTCCATTAACGAGATCACATACAAACCAGAAGGTATTACGGATACCGATCAACAAGCAATCGTTGAGGGTGTAAATTATGCGGTTGAAACACCGTTTGAAATCACACCATCCACCTTTACAGAAGAGTGA
- the mutL gene encoding DNA mismatch repair endonuclease MutL — protein sequence MGKIIQLTDKLSNLIAAGEVVENMASVVKELVENSIDANSTTIQIDLQDAGLNEIKVTDDGEGMSPEDMKMALTRHATSKIKTEHDLFHIQSLGFRGEALPSIASVSHFEMISSFEGVGHRLFYLKGKLQEEGEYAPKQGTTITVRYLFYNTPARLKHLRATTTELSYIVDYVNKIALSHPEIKFTLTNDQRVLFRSNGNKDVLQVLSNIYNIDIIKAMVPFANENSYFSISGYLTKPLFTRSTRNHITIVANDRMIKNNKLIKAVTEGYRTYLPIGKYPIVFLKIDLDPLLIDVNVHPQKLEVKFTEERMLLSLVTSTILETLKQQSLIPKVEKKPVEQPYKYETLNLKTEEQPSLVKEDFVNYLNTLTKKKQAETPPPQPHKQLVVEETRKLPRLEYIGQFMGTYLLAQNEEGLYIVDQHAAAERIRYERYRRLFGEVETKVQELLIPMTLNLSNHEVLQLNDHLDAFTSFGITAKPNNYQGIDIYTVPNWFPENYELSYTEEIAKFILEGRDITITDVRDSLAKNLSCKHSIKANKFINEKEITILFQDLSNCENPYTCPHGRPVIIHFTVSEIEKLFKRIQS from the coding sequence ATGGGTAAAATCATCCAATTAACAGACAAATTAAGCAACCTTATCGCTGCTGGTGAAGTTGTTGAAAATATGGCAAGTGTTGTCAAAGAACTTGTTGAAAATAGCATTGATGCGAATAGTACGACTATTCAGATTGATTTACAGGATGCTGGGTTGAACGAAATTAAAGTTACTGATGACGGAGAAGGGATGAGTCCTGAGGATATGAAAATGGCCTTAACCCGGCACGCCACATCAAAAATCAAAACTGAACACGATTTATTTCATATTCAATCACTGGGGTTTCGTGGAGAAGCATTACCAAGCATCGCCAGTGTGTCCCATTTTGAAATGATCAGTAGTTTTGAAGGTGTTGGCCACCGTCTGTTCTACTTAAAAGGAAAACTCCAAGAAGAAGGTGAATACGCACCAAAACAAGGAACAACAATTACCGTGCGGTACTTGTTTTACAATACACCCGCTCGTTTAAAACATCTTCGGGCAACAACAACAGAGTTGTCGTATATCGTTGATTATGTGAATAAAATCGCCTTGTCCCATCCTGAGATTAAATTCACATTAACCAATGATCAACGTGTCTTGTTTCGCTCCAATGGAAACAAGGATGTCTTACAAGTGTTGTCCAACATCTATAATATCGATATCATCAAAGCAATGGTTCCGTTTGCCAATGAAAATAGTTACTTTTCGATTAGTGGATATCTAACGAAACCGCTATTTACACGTTCAACAAGAAACCATATAACGATTGTTGCCAACGACCGGATGATTAAGAACAACAAACTCATCAAAGCGGTAACCGAAGGATATCGAACCTATCTACCAATTGGCAAGTATCCGATTGTATTCTTAAAAATCGACCTTGATCCATTATTGATTGATGTCAATGTTCATCCACAGAAACTGGAAGTGAAATTTACCGAAGAGCGGATGTTATTATCATTGGTTACTTCGACGATTCTAGAGACACTAAAACAACAATCATTGATTCCAAAGGTGGAAAAGAAACCGGTGGAACAACCCTATAAATATGAAACGTTAAATCTAAAAACCGAAGAACAACCATCCCTTGTTAAGGAAGATTTTGTCAATTATTTGAATACATTGACAAAGAAAAAACAAGCAGAAACACCACCTCCACAACCACACAAACAACTTGTTGTTGAGGAGACTCGAAAATTACCACGACTCGAGTACATTGGCCAGTTCATGGGAACCTATTTACTGGCACAGAATGAAGAAGGACTCTATATCGTCGACCAACATGCGGCAGCAGAACGAATTCGCTATGAACGCTATCGTCGCTTATTTGGTGAAGTAGAGACAAAGGTTCAAGAATTATTGATTCCTATGACCTTGAATCTATCGAATCACGAAGTCCTGCAATTGAATGATCACTTGGATGCCTTCACTTCATTCGGCATTACCGCGAAACCAAATAATTATCAAGGAATAGATATTTATACGGTTCCCAATTGGTTCCCGGAAAATTACGAACTTAGTTATACCGAAGAAATTGCGAAATTTATTTTAGAAGGACGCGACATTACGATTACGGATGTTCGTGATTCGCTCGCAAAGAACCTGTCGTGCAAACACTCGATTAAAGCCAATAAGTTCATTAATGAGAAAGAAATTACGATTTTATTTCAAGATTTATCCAATTGTGAAAACCCCTATACCTGTCCACATGGCCGTCCGGTAATCATTCATTTTACGGTTTCAGAAATCGAAAAATTATTTAAACGGATTCAATCATGA
- the msrB gene encoding peptide-methionine (R)-S-oxide reductase MsrB: MKKYNDEILKLTPIQYHVTQENGTERPYTNEYDQEFRDGIYVDIISKKVLFSSNDKFDSHCGWPSFTKPVDESEVLEKKDISHGMIRMEVRSTDANSHLGHVFDDGPNGQLRYCINSAALEFIPKDEMKRRGYESYLSLFDE; this comes from the coding sequence ATGAAAAAATACAATGATGAAATCCTGAAATTGACACCGATTCAGTACCATGTAACCCAAGAAAACGGAACCGAACGACCCTATACGAATGAGTACGATCAAGAGTTTCGGGATGGAATTTATGTTGATATCATATCGAAAAAAGTATTGTTTTCTTCGAATGACAAATTTGACAGTCACTGTGGCTGGCCTTCCTTTACAAAACCAGTAGACGAATCTGAAGTGTTGGAGAAAAAGGATATTAGTCACGGCATGATCCGCATGGAAGTCCGAAGTACGGATGCCAATAGTCATTTAGGGCATGTATTTGATGATGGTCCCAACGGCCAGTTACGCTATTGCATCAATAGTGCCGCACTCGAGTTTATCCCCAAAGACGAGATGAAACGAAGAGGGTATGAGTCGTATCTGTCGTTGTTTGATGAATAG
- a CDS encoding NADH-dependent flavin oxidoreductase produces MKKQLFKPYTFPHGATMKNHFALAPMTTYSSNQDLTLSTEEEVYYNSRAKEFGMIITAATAVSKNAQAFEHQISIRDERYLDSMTRLANSIKQEGALAVIQLHHGGRMNKPGLYPNQDIVSASAIKADREYAATPRKLKISEVHDVIDEFVNATILAIKAGFDGIELHGANTYLIQQFFSPHSNRRDDEFGGSLQRRLTFPLRLVDRVIEAKQNYGKPEFIIGYRLSPEEREDPGITLDDTLRLVDELCHKDIDYIHLSQGYYKNTSIRDQADKRVIVDAIQNVVQGRVSLIGAGGINTMDNAEDALIHGYDLVALGTVALADPYIITHFEQGKEACKIIGEESILPSPLLHRLRSWKGLEQKGYIIK; encoded by the coding sequence ATGAAAAAACAACTCTTTAAACCCTATACCTTTCCCCATGGAGCAACGATGAAAAATCACTTCGCCCTTGCGCCCATGACCACGTATAGTTCCAATCAAGATTTAACGCTATCTACAGAAGAAGAAGTATACTACAACAGTCGTGCCAAAGAATTTGGGATGATTATTACCGCGGCTACAGCTGTCAGTAAAAATGCCCAAGCATTTGAACATCAAATATCGATTCGTGACGAACGGTATTTGGACTCGATGACAAGACTTGCTAACAGCATCAAACAAGAAGGAGCGCTTGCGGTGATTCAACTTCATCATGGTGGACGAATGAATAAACCAGGACTGTATCCAAATCAAGATATTGTCAGTGCTTCTGCGATCAAAGCCGATCGTGAGTATGCGGCGACACCAAGAAAACTAAAGATTAGTGAAGTCCACGATGTAATCGATGAATTTGTGAATGCGACAATCTTGGCCATCAAAGCTGGATTTGATGGCATTGAACTACATGGCGCAAATACCTACCTTATCCAACAATTCTTTAGCCCACATTCCAATCGTCGTGACGATGAATTTGGTGGGTCTTTGCAACGACGCCTAACCTTTCCGTTACGTTTGGTGGATCGCGTGATCGAAGCCAAACAAAACTATGGAAAACCAGAATTTATTATTGGATATCGCTTGAGTCCAGAAGAACGAGAAGACCCTGGTATTACGCTGGATGACACCTTGCGTTTGGTCGATGAATTATGTCACAAAGATATTGATTATATCCATTTATCCCAAGGATATTACAAAAATACCAGCATACGCGATCAAGCGGATAAACGTGTCATTGTTGATGCCATCCAAAACGTTGTTCAAGGACGTGTGAGTTTGATTGGTGCCGGTGGTATCAATACGATGGACAATGCAGAAGACGCATTAATACACGGATATGATCTTGTTGCACTAGGAACTGTGGCACTCGCAGATCCATATATCATTACCCATTTTGAACAGGGTAAAGAAGCATGCAAAATCATTGGTGAAGAGTCGATTTTACCATCGCCGTTGTTGCACCGGTTACGGTCATGGAAAGGACTGGAACAAAAAGGATACATCATCAAGTAA
- the miaA gene encoding tRNA (adenosine(37)-N6)-dimethylallyltransferase MiaA: protein MIIAIVGPTGVGKTALSIALAQELHTEIISGDSIQVYRGMDIGSAKITPEEMAGIPHHLLDILDPKEEFSVAVFQSMVRDKITDFQKRELTPLIVGGTGLYIKSVLYDYDFTDAKRDPDLAAQYESCSNEELYAQLEIKDKKATNKIHPNNRKRVIQALIRSDTNKVGDNTNKDVPLYDFIIIGLKLDRQTLYQRINDRVDQMMEMGLEEEMKHLYHKGLSKTAKQAIGYKEWIPYLNGTATKEEVVEAIKQHSRNLAKKQYTFFEHQFPVHWIDVDTQQFDNTIQNALELLRKEGVL, encoded by the coding sequence ATGATCATTGCGATTGTCGGTCCGACAGGGGTTGGTAAAACGGCTTTGTCCATCGCCCTTGCACAAGAATTACACACGGAGATCATTAGTGGCGATAGTATTCAAGTATACCGAGGTATGGATATCGGAAGCGCAAAGATTACCCCTGAGGAAATGGCGGGAATCCCCCATCATTTGCTGGATATTCTCGATCCAAAAGAAGAGTTTAGTGTTGCCGTCTTCCAATCGATGGTTCGTGACAAAATTACTGATTTTCAAAAACGAGAATTAACGCCTCTTATCGTTGGTGGAACAGGACTCTATATTAAAAGTGTCCTCTATGATTACGACTTTACCGATGCCAAAAGAGATCCCGATTTAGCTGCTCAATATGAATCTTGCAGTAACGAAGAACTGTATGCACAACTAGAAATAAAAGACAAAAAAGCAACGAATAAAATTCATCCAAATAATCGTAAACGCGTGATTCAAGCGCTGATCCGTAGCGATACGAACAAAGTTGGGGATAATACCAACAAAGACGTACCACTATATGATTTCATCATTATTGGTTTAAAACTGGATCGCCAAACCTTGTATCAACGGATCAATGACCGGGTCGATCAGATGATGGAAATGGGATTGGAAGAAGAGATGAAACACCTCTATCATAAGGGATTATCAAAAACCGCGAAACAAGCAATTGGCTACAAAGAATGGATTCCCTATTTGAATGGGACGGCAACCAAGGAAGAGGTTGTGGAAGCGATTAAACAACACTCGCGAAACTTGGCCAAAAAACAATACACATTCTTTGAACACCAATTTCCTGTTCATTGGATTGATGTCGATACACAACAATTCGATAACACCATCCAAAACGCGCTTGAACTCTTACGAAAAGAAGGTGTTTTATGA
- a CDS encoding PH domain-containing protein, with the protein MRYKHKVDWWIRLILIAVVFMYVPIFFVVPADEYLFLIISILVTSLIIFPFFIGYIELGDDELIIKMHIFRQRIPYDSIRSIRLCTNFLSSMAMTAKRIEIKEYNKGYIRGTTYIGPVDREAFFDELKQRCYNLEQ; encoded by the coding sequence ATGCGCTATAAACATAAAGTAGATTGGTGGATTCGACTGATTTTAATTGCGGTTGTCTTCATGTATGTTCCTATTTTCTTTGTGGTACCGGCTGATGAATATTTGTTCTTGATCATTAGTATTCTCGTGACCAGTTTAATTATCTTCCCGTTTTTCATTGGGTACATTGAATTAGGAGATGATGAGCTCATCATAAAAATGCATATTTTCAGGCAACGAATACCCTATGACAGTATCCGTTCGATTCGGCTTTGTACCAACTTTTTAAGCAGTATGGCGATGACCGCAAAACGAATTGAGATTAAAGAATATAATAAGGGCTATATTCGGGGAACAACGTATATTGGACCAGTGGATCGGGAAGCATTTTTCGATGAATTGAAACAGCGTTGTTATAACCTTGAACAATAA
- a CDS encoding SagB/ThcOx family dehydrogenase, whose product MKHSVSETIRNNRSAIKPSWPELRSIKTPRDLGEQRPEQFKPQLPNTDIVQLLHEFPDITQKTLMECIQNRRSLRSYSETSLTLEEVSYLLYETARVDNFKPGVTFRTIPTGGATNAMETYVYIHHVEGIKQGLYHYLQVDHKLQLLDQEKDIATRVNDALFHQLRGASIVVFMTAIPARSEYKYSFCAHKMIAMEAGHAGQNCSLAAEVIDAGACCIAAYHQDLMDELLQVDGQEEFATYALTIGKKK is encoded by the coding sequence ATGAAACATTCAGTAAGTGAAACAATCAGAAACAATCGTTCAGCAATTAAACCATCATGGCCAGAGCTGCGATCGATTAAGACACCACGCGATCTAGGAGAACAGCGCCCAGAACAGTTTAAACCACAGTTGCCAAATACAGACATTGTGCAACTTCTCCATGAGTTCCCTGATATTACTCAAAAAACATTAATGGAATGTATCCAAAATCGACGATCGTTACGATCGTACAGTGAGACATCATTGACGCTCGAAGAAGTAAGTTATTTGTTATATGAGACCGCCCGTGTTGATAATTTTAAACCAGGTGTCACATTTCGCACAATCCCAACGGGTGGGGCGACGAATGCGATGGAAACCTATGTCTATATTCACCATGTAGAAGGAATCAAGCAAGGATTATATCACTACTTACAAGTAGATCACAAATTGCAGTTGCTTGATCAAGAAAAAGACATTGCTACCAGAGTGAATGACGCATTGTTTCATCAATTGCGCGGAGCGAGTATTGTTGTCTTTATGACAGCCATTCCTGCACGCAGTGAATACAAGTATAGTTTCTGTGCACATAAAATGATTGCCATGGAAGCAGGACACGCTGGACAAAATTGTAGCTTAGCAGCTGAAGTCATCGACGCTGGCGCTTGTTGCATCGCAGCCTACCATCAAGATTTAATGGACGAACTACTTCAAGTAGATGGCCAGGAAGAATTTGCAACCTATGCGCTTACGATTGGTAAAAAGAAATAG
- a CDS encoding RNA-guided endonuclease InsQ/TnpB family protein, with product MSYIVSVIRGYVYRIKPSNYQKELIEKTFGCTRQMWNVLLSERETIYEMYREYPELLHSHTYTNPAALKHFYEYMYEVDSQALTTSWLNQKNAFTNFFNGTHDKPRMKSRHNPVQSYTTHTISNNIRLDGKKLKLPKLGWIKIKLHRDLPNDSIIKAATIKREAGKYYVSLRIQYEQETPTIKRNSIIGLDFSLRHLYVGSDSTYGEYPMYFKNSLDKLARAQRVLSRRKKGSHRWEKQKRQVQRIHQHIKNQRNDFLHKASRYLVSNYDMICIEDLDLKEIAKNKHFRKSISDTSYGTFTRYLEYKTKDEGKTLIKINKYYPSSKTCSICDELHDISLSQREYTCDCGNEMDRDLNAAINIATEGLSKYLYKEYGTDSIARSSCAH from the coding sequence GTGAGTTATATAGTTAGTGTAATAAGAGGATATGTATATCGAATCAAACCTAGTAATTATCAAAAAGAACTGATTGAAAAAACATTTGGGTGTACTCGACAAATGTGGAATGTGCTTCTATCAGAACGAGAGACAATCTATGAAATGTATAGAGAGTATCCAGAACTACTACATTCACATACATATACCAATCCCGCGGCACTTAAACATTTCTATGAATATATGTATGAAGTCGATTCCCAAGCACTCACTACATCCTGGTTGAATCAGAAGAATGCATTTACTAACTTCTTCAATGGTACTCATGATAAACCACGAATGAAATCACGACATAATCCAGTACAGTCCTATACAACTCACACCATAAGCAACAATATCCGACTAGACGGTAAGAAACTCAAACTTCCAAAACTAGGATGGATTAAGATAAAACTACATCGCGATTTACCAAATGATTCTATCATCAAAGCAGCAACGATCAAACGAGAAGCAGGTAAATATTATGTATCCCTTCGCATCCAGTATGAACAAGAAACACCAACTATAAAACGAAACAGTATCATTGGTTTAGACTTTTCATTACGACATCTCTATGTCGGAAGTGATAGCACCTATGGTGAATACCCTATGTATTTCAAGAACTCTCTTGATAAACTAGCTAGAGCTCAACGAGTTCTATCACGCAGAAAGAAAGGTTCACACCGATGGGAGAAACAGAAACGACAAGTACAACGGATCCATCAACACATCAAGAATCAACGGAACGACTTTCTACATAAAGCATCACGATATCTCGTAAGCAACTATGATATGATATGTATCGAAGATTTAGATTTAAAAGAAATAGCGAAAAACAAGCATTTCCGTAAATCTATTTCCGATACATCTTATGGAACCTTTACAAGATATCTAGAGTATAAAACAAAAGATGAAGGAAAAACCCTCATCAAGATTAACAAATATTATCCATCTAGTAAAACCTGTAGTATATGCGATGAATTACATGACATATCACTCTCACAAAGAGAATATACATGTGATTGTGGAAATGAGATGGATAGAGACCTGAATGCCGCGATTAACATCGCTACTGAAGGTCTATCTAAATATCTATATAAAGAGTATGGGACAGACTCGATCGCTCGGTCCAGTTGCGCGCACTAG
- a CDS encoding anthrax toxin lethal factor-related metalloendopeptidase: MKKLSIITLLLLMGLLVACNPDKGLEQDPPIIEEEDTTPPIITLLGGDEVIVVVGDHYYEYGAEVTDDVDSDLIVTISGEVNTEEYGTYDITYTAVDSSGNVATPVTRTVIVGNRRPGIMSSYTYEYYDRVGINVSVLDFMDSFDTLFAYLYQEDTLVDTIELENGGNSFEFTGLEEGVDYTYYVAGSYDLGEGLGTRPFGIDPISVGTYRDIPESLRETVGDDRLFDALKDIIHLPYDQTNAVITNRMILEVAKVDTELIVGSAYLTEDNYVFVDGYVTEAYDNFDLKGVDARGHDVTFDQIPGVCCFPMTVKIGYSGSSVNIVLHEFGHSIDLVLLYGLSFEEEFLSIHFAEKELIFPGDDYMDYPEEYFAESFAYYYDSESSNTYLLEHAPQTHAFIESLVKRYQALYGEEYTRSLGE; the protein is encoded by the coding sequence ATGAAGAAATTATCGATTATTACACTCTTACTATTGATGGGGCTTCTCGTCGCGTGTAATCCTGACAAGGGTTTAGAACAAGATCCACCAATCATTGAAGAAGAGGATACGACTCCACCCATCATCACATTACTCGGTGGTGATGAAGTTATTGTTGTTGTCGGGGATCATTATTATGAGTATGGAGCTGAAGTTACTGATGATGTCGACTCCGATTTAATTGTTACCATCAGTGGTGAAGTGAATACCGAAGAATATGGTACCTATGATATTACCTATACCGCAGTGGATTCGTCTGGGAATGTAGCAACTCCGGTTACTAGAACCGTCATAGTTGGGAATCGTCGACCTGGGATTATGTCGTCCTATACATACGAATATTACGATCGTGTTGGAATTAATGTCAGTGTTCTCGATTTTATGGACTCCTTTGACACGTTGTTTGCCTATCTCTATCAAGAGGATACGTTGGTCGACACGATTGAGTTGGAAAATGGGGGGAACTCCTTTGAGTTTACCGGATTAGAAGAGGGTGTCGACTACACCTATTATGTCGCCGGTTCATACGATTTGGGAGAGGGACTTGGAACGCGACCATTTGGGATTGACCCGATTAGTGTCGGTACGTATCGAGATATCCCCGAGAGTTTGCGTGAAACAGTTGGCGATGATCGGTTGTTTGATGCGTTAAAAGACATCATTCATTTACCTTATGATCAAACAAATGCCGTCATCACAAATCGAATGATTCTTGAAGTGGCAAAGGTCGATACCGAGTTGATTGTCGGTAGCGCATATCTGACTGAAGACAATTATGTTTTTGTCGATGGGTATGTTACTGAGGCCTATGATAATTTTGATTTAAAAGGAGTAGATGCCAGAGGTCATGACGTGACATTTGATCAAATCCCAGGCGTTTGTTGTTTCCCAATGACTGTTAAGATTGGATACTCCGGAAGCTCTGTAAACATTGTATTGCATGAGTTTGGGCATTCGATAGATTTGGTGTTATTGTATGGATTGTCATTTGAAGAAGAATTCTTAAGTATTCATTTCGCCGAAAAAGAGTTGATTTTTCCTGGAGACGATTACATGGATTATCCAGAAGAATATTTCGCGGAGTCGTTCGCGTATTATTACGATAGCGAAAGCTCCAATACGTATTTGCTGGAGCATGCACCACAAACCCACGCGTTCATCGAAAGCCTCGTCAAAAGATACCAAGCGCTATATGGCGAAGAATACACTAGAAGTTTAGGAGAATAA
- a CDS encoding lysophospholipid acyltransferase family protein, producing the protein MKRSVADIFSDIALFFIRPIVYVLMRREIKIIHEGPVIKQSHKPFILISNHFNTWDAFVVSRHMKKNIRFVATEIAFLDFSKKIGMKHLARAIMKRVGKHEYKATKRIFNALKQGYAIGLFPEGDNTFYGETLDIYTSTGKLLKRTGVDVILIKQQGGYISQPRWADYFSTRGILHTKTSTLFTVDELKQLSVADINKRVKAAIYNNDYEWQKEQMIDFRRKKRAEGIERLVYYCNNCGGILTVHGEGHDIVCDDCGTIGTINEYEFIEGNTFDNLVDYNHFQYQHIDKVIASEFSFPVTFNIVNTAKLKNKSYGTYTVYYKDQTITVSNGMDTHVFELEYIKYPVNTMRHSFSFDYEGVTYNFTDIRHQFVLYEMCRYLNGSYKE; encoded by the coding sequence ATGAAACGTTCGGTAGCGGATATATTTAGTGATATTGCCCTGTTTTTTATCCGGCCAATTGTGTATGTTTTAATGCGTCGTGAAATTAAGATTATTCACGAAGGTCCAGTCATCAAACAATCACATAAACCATTTATCTTGATTTCCAATCATTTCAATACCTGGGATGCTTTTGTCGTCTCGCGTCATATGAAAAAAAACATTCGGTTTGTCGCGACAGAAATTGCCTTCTTGGATTTTAGTAAAAAAATAGGTATGAAACACCTTGCACGGGCAATTATGAAACGCGTTGGCAAGCATGAATACAAAGCAACAAAACGAATTTTCAACGCCTTAAAACAAGGGTATGCGATTGGGTTGTTTCCAGAAGGAGACAATACCTTTTATGGCGAAACACTCGATATTTACACATCGACTGGTAAACTATTAAAACGTACCGGTGTTGACGTTATTTTAATCAAACAACAAGGTGGGTACATCTCCCAACCACGATGGGCCGATTACTTTAGTACCAGAGGGATTCTACATACCAAAACATCGACCTTGTTCACCGTTGATGAACTTAAACAGTTATCCGTGGCGGACATCAATAAACGTGTGAAAGCCGCCATCTATAATAACGATTACGAATGGCAAAAAGAACAGATGATTGATTTTCGCCGTAAAAAACGTGCGGAAGGAATCGAGCGTCTAGTCTATTATTGCAATAACTGTGGGGGAATCTTAACTGTTCATGGCGAAGGTCATGACATTGTCTGCGATGACTGTGGCACCATAGGTACAATCAATGAGTACGAGTTCATTGAAGGCAATACCTTTGATAATCTAGTTGATTACAACCATTTTCAATATCAACACATCGACAAGGTCATTGCAAGTGAGTTTTCCTTTCCGGTTACGTTTAATATAGTAAACACCGCGAAATTAAAAAATAAATCATACGGAACTTATACCGTGTATTACAAAGACCAGACAATAACCGTTTCCAATGGTATGGACACCCATGTTTTTGAGTTGGAATACATCAAGTATCCCGTAAACACCATGCGTCACAGTTTTAGTTTTGACTATGAAGGAGTAACCTATAATTTCACCGATATCCGACATCAATTTGTCCTGTATGAAATGTGTCGCTATTTGAATGGTAGTTACAAGGAGTGA